A genome region from Oncorhynchus masou masou isolate Uvic2021 chromosome 14, UVic_Omas_1.1, whole genome shotgun sequence includes the following:
- the snn gene encoding stannin translates to MYITDHSPTTGVVTIIVILIAVAALGVLICGCWCYLLLQRIGQSEDEESIVGEGETKEPFLMVPYSTRGPHVEHKTKLTHNGTENHT, encoded by the coding sequence ATGTACATCACAGACCACAGCCCCACTACTGGGGTGGTGACAATCATAGTGATCCTCATCGCTGTTGCTGCCCTCGGTGTTCTCATCTGCGGATGTTGGTGCTACCTGCTCCTGCAGCGGATTGGCCAGTCTGAAGATGAGGAGAGTATTGTAGGAGAGGGCGAGACCAAGGAGCCCTTCCTGATGGTACCGTACTCCACCAGGGGCCCCCACGTCGAGCACAAAACCAAGCTCACCCACAACGGCACTGAGAATCACACTTAA
- the LOC135554089 gene encoding LOW QUALITY PROTEIN: zinc finger CCCH domain-containing protein 7A-like (The sequence of the model RefSeq protein was modified relative to this genomic sequence to represent the inferred CDS: inserted 2 bases in 1 codon), whose product MGFSRLSHALLSREHMKPEKDQDLKKQVNMSTLCQDRSSRWQDIENGLQFIQSTLPYPGTQERYEVFIQDLVRNLFGEGNDVFNEGEWMRSIEMYTEALSIAEYADSEDISVPTGTLEKLYANRAAAYLNIVPGLHDEALVDCEKALQLNEGNHRALYRKARALKELGRHKEAYEAVAKCSLAVPQDPNVIRLTQDLAKMLGLKIRKAYVRSKPALNVLPGSSYSGASNDKSHGSTSVEDIEIEVNQPPQESDGPDPAPPTLDPLAAMKVHPPRNERIEAEXPPVSIIPSVSPVEVHTPEPISMPMPTLVNGARASPTQSYHLPMQKSRPDFDAEIIGDDLDDLLDQAGPGPTESPMIIPTMKGPIPFPTSAPSNSMSSPFLMPSHMNPFMHVASQCTVTLPPPYHKPQASGYSLGLDTFGVSSPLDSLDSLSMSEPQTGYSQHPFMQLTDHDKPMGMALGMPDVTPLPAVVDLAKNPLADTHEFKQACSNCYVKTGLGVLDFTLYTEEHKCKKDILLGRVKNQQDKSWKLIRPRPTKSQYVGPYYICKDVAIGEGCRYPGHCTFAYCQEEIDVWSLERKGFICRDFLFDPFGPTSKINLTVPKILQEHHGIFMFLCGVCFDHKPRIISKTNKDNPSLCSHPVTKHAFEDQKCLVHILRENTVRYSKIRPYSPQNQMDICRHEVRYGCVREDECFYAHSLIELKVWMMQHQLGITPENIVHEASRFWNMEAGSQGSLQFTTSLKRFGPPNLKMQFVCGQCWRNGQVSEADKNKKYCTAKARHSWSKDKRVVLVSSIERKKWTTIRPLPTKKPIPSQFEICMHVSTGKKCQYIGNCTFAHSTEERDLWTYMKENNIPDMEQLYEHWLQSQKPGWSEEASNSAIKENGKQIHMPTDYAEEVAGNHCWLCGKNCNSDRQWQQHITSEKHREKVFNSEDDQNCWQYRFPTGTFRVCERYLKGTCTEEELCKLAHGNEELKEWTERREFLLMKLAKARKDHLIAPNDNDFGKYSFLLKDIK is encoded by the exons ATGGGGTTTTCGAGGCTTTCGCATGCTTTGTTGAGTCGGGAGCACATGAAGCCTGAAAA AGACCAGGACCTAAAGAAACAGGTGAACATGTCAACCCTGTGTCAGGACCGAAGCAGTCGCTGGCAGGATATTGAGAATGggctgcagttcatcca GTCAACTCTGCCCTATCCTGGAACTCAGGAACGATATGAG GTGTTCATTCAGGACCTTGTGAGGAATCTGTTTGGTGAAGGAAATGACGTGTTCAATGAAGGGGAATGGATGCGGTCTATAGAAATGTACACTGAGGCCTTGAGCATAGCAGAATATGCAGATTCGGAAGACATCAGTGTACCTACTGGAACGTTGGAAAAGCTGTATGCCAATCGAGCTGCTGCTTACTTGAACATAGTACCG GGTCTGCATGATGAAGCACTAGTAGACTGTGAGAAAGCTCTTCAATTGAATGagggaaaccatagagctctttATAGGAAAGCCAGAGCCTTGAAAGAGCTGGGCAGGCATAAAGAGGCCTATGAGGCTGTAGCGAAGTGCTCCCTTGCAGTGCCTCAG gATCCCAATGTCATACGATTGACTCAGGACCTGGCGAAAATGTTGGGATTGAAAATCCGTAAAGCCTATGTCAGGAGTAAG CCTGCCTTAAATGTTTTGCCTGGATCGAGCTATTCTGGTGCATCCAATGACAAG TCTCATGGATCTACATCTGTGGAAGATATAGAAATTG AAGTGAATCAGCCCCCTCAGGAATCTGATGGTCCAGACCCAGCACCCCCGACCCTAGACCCATTGGCCGCCATGAAGGTGCACCCCCCTCGGAATGAGAGAATAGAAGCTGA TCCCCCTGTCAGCATCATCCCTTCGGTCTCGCCTGTTGAGGTTCACACCCCAGAGCCCATTTCCATGCCTATGCCTACGTTGGTCAATGGTGCCAGAGCCAGCCCTACCCAGTCTTACCATTTGCCAATGCAAAAGTCTCGCCCGGACTTCGATGCGGAAATTATTGGAGATGACCTGGATGATCTGCTTGACCAAGCTGGCCCCGGGCCCACAGAATCTCCCATG atCATTCCCACCATGAAGGGCCCTATCCCTTTTCCAACCAGTGCCCCTTCAAATTCCATGTCTAGTCCTTTCCTTATGCCGTCTCACATGAACCCCTTTATGCATGTGGCATCACAGTGCACAGTGACTCTGCCTCCTCCCTACCACAAGCCACAAGCCAGCGGGTACTCTTTAGGTCTGGACACCTTCGGGGTCTCCTCTCCATTGGATTCACTGGATAGTCTCTCCATGTCAGAACCTCAGACAG GATATAGTCAGCATCCATTCATGCAG TTGACTGACCATGATAAGCCAATGGGAATGGCCCTGGGGATGCCAGATGTAACCCCCCTCCCTGCAGTTGTGGATCTGGCCAAAAATCCCCTGGCTGATACTCATGAATTCAAACAGGCATGCTCAAACTGCTATGTCAAAACTG GACTTGGAGTGTTGGATTTCACACTCTATACCGAAGAGCACAAATGCAAGAAGGACATATTACTTGGAAGGGTAAAAAATCAACAAGACAAGTCATGGAAGCTGATCAGACCCAGACCGACAAAATCCCAGTATGTTGGACCATACTACATCTGCAAAG ATGTTGCCATTGGAGAGGGGTGCAGGTACCCTGGTCACTGCACATTTGCCTACTGCCAAGAGGAGATTGATGTTTGGTCCCTGGAGCGCAAAGGCTTCATCTGCAGAGACTTTCTCTTTGATCCATTTGGGCCCACCAGTAAGATCAATCTGACTGTCCCGAAGATCCTACAGGAGCATCACGGGATATTCATGTTCCTCTGCGGG GTGTGTTTTGATCACAAACCCAGAATAATCAGCAAAACCAATAAGGACAACCCATCTCTTTGCTCTCACCCTGTGACAAAACATGCCTTTGAAGATCAGAA GTGCCTGGTCCACATTCTGAGGGAGAACACTGTGCGCTACTCCAAAATCCGTCCGTACAGTCCGCAGAACCAGATGGACATCTGTCGGCATGAGGTGCGCTACGGCTGCGTGCGGGAAGACGAGTGCTTCTATGCCCACAGCCTGATCGAGCTGAAGGTGTGGATGATGCAGCACCAGCTAG GCATCACTCCTGAAAATATAGTCCATGAGGCCAGTAGGTTTTGGAACATGGAGGCAGGCTCCCAAGGATCCCTG CAATTCACCACATCACTGAAGAGGTTTGGACCCCCAAATCTGAAGATGCAGTTTGTGTGTGGGCAGTGTTGGCGAAATGGCCAAGTTAGTGAGGCAGACAAGAACAAGAAGTACTGCACTGCCAAAGCCAGGCATTC GTGGTCAAAAGACAAACGAGTGGTGCTGGTGAGTTCCATCGAACGCAAGAAGTGGACAACGATCCGCCCTCTCCCAACAAAGAAGCCCATCCCGTCTCAGTTTGAG ATTTGTATGCACGTGTCTACTGGCAAAAAGTGCCAGTACATCGGAAACTGCACATTTGCACACAGCACAGAAGAAAGGGACCTGTGGACATACATGAAAGAGAACAACA TTCCTGACATGGAGCAGCTGTATGAGCACTGGCTGCAGTCTCAGAAGCCTGGCTGGAGCGAGGAGGCCTCCAACAGCGCCATCAAGGAGAACGGGAAGCAGATCCACATGCCCACAGACTATGCTGAGGAGGTG GCTGGCAACCACTGTTGGCTTTGTGGTAAGAACTGCAACAGTGACCGGCAGTGGCAGCAGCACATCACCTCagaaaaacacagagagaaagtgtTTAACTCTGAAGACGATCAGAACTGCTGGCAGTATCGCTTCCCCACTGGCACCTTCAGAGTTTGCGAGAG ATACCTTAAAGGCACTTGCACAGAGGAGGAGTTGTGTAAACTGGCTCATGGAAACGAGGAACTAAAGGAATGGACGGAGCGCAGAGAGTTCCTTTTGATGAAACTGGCCAAAGCAAGAAAAGACCATCTTATAGCCCCAAATGACAATGACTTTGGCAAATATAGTTTTCTGCTTAAAGACATAAAGTAA
- the LOC135554091 gene encoding phospholipase A2-like has product MPALYRILLLFSVVIASMALQRPPRTKRGLLELAGVIKCSTGRSALAYMMYGCYCGLGGQGWPRDKADWCCHKHDCCYGDAEIAGCQTKTRRYQWTCEDRTAECDDLKDKCEKILCKCDREAAKCLRKAPFIRKYAMWPDFLCGCTLPTCNIY; this is encoded by the exons ATGCCTGCGCTTTATCGGATACTTCTACTGTTCTCTG tggTAATAGCCTCTATGGCACTGCAGAGGCCTCCACGAACTAAGAGAGGGCTACTGGAGCTGGCAGGAGTCATCAAGTGCAGCACAGGCAGATCAGCCCTGGCTTATATGATGTATGGCTGCTACTGTGGACTGGGGGGTCAGGGCTGGCCCAGGGATAAAGCAGACTG GTGCTGTCACAAACATGACTGTTGCTACGGAGATGCAGAAATTGCTGGTTGCCAAACCAAGACAAGAAGGTATCAATGGACATGTGAAGACAGGACAGCAGAATGTG ATGATCTCAAGGACAAATGTGAGAAGATTCTCTGCAAATGTGACAGGGAGGCAGCCAAATGCTTGAGAAAGGCACCTTTCATACGGAAATATGCTATGTGGCCAGACTTTCTCTGTGGGTGTACACTGCCAACATGTAATATCTACTGA